The Haloplanus sp. CK5-1 genome contains a region encoding:
- a CDS encoding alanine--glyoxylate aminotransferase family protein has protein sequence MLLTPGPTALPPSVREAMSRELVNPDVDPAFAERYDALTEKLKAVYGTDDEVVVLGGEGLLGLEAAIASTVAPGDHVLCLSNGPYGDGFADFVADYGGEATVVGADYDDPLPIDALDRTLADGEFDLATIIHCETPTGTLNDLDPALDLFEEHDVLTVVDAVSSLGGVPVPTDRIDVCLGASQKCFSAPPGLAVCSVSDAAWERIEARDPDSLYTNLLPWRDAEQPYPYTHLTTLVVALDVALDRLLEEGLDTVYDRHREAAAVCRERGRELGLESYPGPERSSSTVTAFEVPGRATDLQERLREADVTLATGFGDLADDVLRVGHMGYNADVDRVERAMDALASVL, from the coding sequence ATGCTCTTGACGCCCGGTCCGACCGCGCTCCCACCGTCGGTCAGGGAGGCGATGAGTCGCGAACTGGTCAACCCCGACGTCGACCCCGCGTTCGCGGAGCGGTACGACGCCCTGACGGAGAAACTGAAGGCCGTCTACGGCACCGACGACGAGGTGGTCGTCCTCGGCGGTGAGGGGCTTCTCGGCTTGGAGGCGGCGATCGCCTCGACCGTCGCCCCCGGTGACCACGTGCTCTGCCTCTCGAACGGACCGTACGGTGACGGCTTCGCCGACTTCGTGGCGGACTACGGCGGCGAGGCGACGGTCGTCGGTGCCGACTACGACGACCCCCTGCCGATCGACGCGTTGGACCGGACGCTCGCCGACGGCGAGTTCGACCTCGCGACGATAATACACTGCGAGACGCCGACGGGAACGCTCAACGACCTCGACCCCGCCCTCGACCTGTTCGAGGAACACGACGTGTTGACCGTCGTCGACGCCGTCTCGTCACTGGGTGGCGTCCCGGTGCCGACCGACAGGATCGACGTCTGTCTCGGCGCGTCCCAGAAGTGCTTCAGCGCACCCCCCGGGCTCGCGGTCTGTTCCGTCAGCGACGCCGCGTGGGAGCGCATCGAGGCGCGCGACCCCGACTCGCTGTACACCAACCTGCTCCCGTGGCGCGACGCCGAGCAACCGTACCCCTACACCCACCTGACGACGCTCGTCGTCGCCCTCGACGTGGCGCTCGACCGCCTGCTGGAGGAGGGGTTGGACACCGTCTACGATCGCCACCGGGAGGCGGCCGCGGTCTGTCGGGAGAGGGGACGCGAACTGGGCCTGGAATCGTACCCCGGCCCCGAGCGGAGTTCGTCGACCGTCACCGCCTTCGAGGTGCCCGGACGGGCGACCGACCTCCAGGAGCGACTCCGCGAGGCGGACGTGACACTCGCGACCGGGTTCGGTGACCTCGCGGACGACGTGCTCCGGGTCGGACACATGGGGTACAACGCCGATGTCGACCGTGTCGAGCGGGCGATGGACGCGTTGGCGTCGGTGCTCTAG
- a CDS encoding ArsR family transcriptional regulator has product MRRSGTWMTIWDDRILEVIREEGSGSPSELASTDVIRVSRQHVSRRLQKLADHQLLTHLGNGVYVITEEGKKYLDGELDADELEDASDNGEGTASA; this is encoded by the coding sequence ATGCGACGATCCGGGACGTGGATGACGATCTGGGATGATCGGATCTTGGAAGTGATCCGGGAGGAGGGATCGGGATCGCCATCCGAATTAGCCAGTACAGACGTTATTCGAGTCTCTCGACAGCATGTTTCTCGTCGCCTTCAGAAACTTGCAGACCACCAACTACTCACCCATCTTGGAAATGGCGTCTATGTCATCACCGAGGAGGGGAAGAAGTACCTCGACGGAGAACTCGACGCCGACGAGTTGGAGGATGCGAGCGACAACGGGGAGGGGACGGCAAGCGCATAA
- a CDS encoding tyrosine-type recombinase/integrase — MNLREHEQRDDMMVWLSQDEVSALFDATDGTQEHIALALGARCGLRSHEVLDVAPEHVVDTDAGTMLRVHHGKGDKYRETPVPRDLATTIRTVDDVRDESSSASLVDITSTRTLRRWVTHAAERVDDDDTGWQYLTFHDLRRTWATALASADVDPLLVCDWGGWNDLETFLDHYRGTFSPAAQKRARDGVAWL; from the coding sequence ATGAATCTCCGAGAACACGAGCAACGCGACGATATGATGGTATGGCTGAGTCAAGACGAAGTGTCGGCCCTGTTCGACGCCACCGACGGGACGCAGGAACACATCGCCCTCGCCCTCGGCGCGCGGTGCGGGCTCCGCTCGCACGAAGTCCTCGACGTCGCTCCCGAGCACGTCGTCGATACCGACGCGGGCACCATGCTCCGCGTTCACCACGGGAAGGGCGACAAGTACCGAGAGACGCCCGTCCCACGCGACCTCGCGACGACGATCCGGACCGTCGACGACGTCCGCGACGAGTCGTCGAGCGCGTCGCTCGTCGACATCACGAGCACGCGGACCCTCCGGCGGTGGGTCACCCACGCGGCCGAGCGCGTCGACGATGACGATACCGGGTGGCAGTACCTGACGTTCCACGATCTCCGGCGGACGTGGGCGACGGCGCTCGCAAGCGCGGACGTCGATCCGTTGCTGGTGTGTGACTGGGGCGGTTGGAATGACCTCGAAACCTTCCTCGACCACTACCGCGGGACGTTCTCACCGGCAGCGCAGAAGCGGGCGCGGGACGGTGTCGCGTGGCTGTAG
- a CDS encoding DUF7557 family protein, translated as MGTSIRVSDETKRKLDRIKRDDETFNELLDRLADLEDTMQSSAGSWDGTDKAENALQERERMKGSFRTR; from the coding sequence ATGGGAACCTCGATCCGCGTTTCGGACGAGACAAAACGAAAGCTCGACCGAATCAAGCGCGACGACGAGACGTTCAACGAACTTCTTGATCGCCTTGCCGACCTTGAAGATACCATGCAGTCCTCGGCTGGTTCGTGGGACGGCACCGACAAAGCAGAGAACGCGCTCCAAGAGCGTGAGCGGATGAAGGGAAGCTTCCGCACCCGATGA
- a CDS encoding NAD(P)-dependent oxidoreductase has translation MTDETIAFVGLGIMGGPMAKNLIDAGYTVIGHNRSQGPIDDHVAAGGEAAETPKEAAERADVTIMCLPDHDVVAEVMRKDEGVLAGLSDGDVVIDNSTISPMVTEDLAEEVRDRGARMLDAPISGGEEGAIEGSLSIMVGGDEAVLDECRPILEVMGETITYCGDNGAGQVTKACNQIVVAGTMEAVSEALVFAYKADADLEAVVDAISGGAAGCWTLDNRAPSMIQGDFEPGFFADYQYKDLRIATDAGEAYGSPMPQTELVHEMYKSMVETGRGKDDNSGVMQVIEDLAGVEARVEDE, from the coding sequence ATGACGGACGAGACCATCGCCTTCGTCGGACTCGGCATCATGGGTGGACCGATGGCGAAGAACCTGATCGATGCGGGGTACACCGTGATCGGCCACAACCGCTCGCAGGGCCCCATCGACGACCACGTCGCGGCCGGCGGCGAGGCGGCTGAGACGCCGAAGGAAGCCGCCGAACGCGCCGACGTGACGATCATGTGTCTCCCCGACCACGACGTGGTGGCGGAGGTCATGCGCAAGGACGAGGGCGTCCTCGCCGGCCTGAGCGATGGCGACGTGGTGATCGACAACTCGACCATCTCACCGATGGTGACTGAGGACCTCGCCGAGGAGGTCCGCGACCGGGGTGCGCGGATGCTCGACGCGCCGATCAGCGGCGGCGAGGAGGGCGCCATCGAGGGGTCGCTTTCGATCATGGTCGGAGGCGACGAGGCGGTCCTCGACGAGTGTCGCCCGATCCTCGAGGTGATGGGCGAGACGATCACCTACTGTGGCGACAACGGCGCCGGCCAGGTCACCAAGGCCTGCAACCAGATCGTCGTCGCGGGGACGATGGAGGCCGTCAGCGAGGCCCTCGTCTTCGCCTACAAGGCCGACGCGGACCTCGAAGCGGTCGTCGACGCCATCAGCGGCGGCGCGGCCGGGTGCTGGACGCTCGACAACCGCGCACCGAGCATGATTCAGGGCGACTTCGAACCCGGCTTCTTCGCCGACTACCAGTACAAGGACCTCCGCATCGCGACCGACGCCGGCGAGGCGTACGGGTCGCCGATGCCCCAGACGGAACTCGTCCACGAGATGTACAAATCCATGGTCGAGACCGGCCGCGGCAAGGACGACAACTCCGGCGTGATGCAGGTGATCGAGGATCTGGCGGGGGTCGAGGCGCGGGTCGAAGACGAGTAA
- a CDS encoding AIR synthase family protein: MTGKLDRETLSTLVLSRTGAPNPDLLAGPAFGEDAAAIRVGDETLIASTDPISLAAERIGQLAVAVASNDVAASGGRPEFLLSTVLLPDADPDRLDTITAQLDAESERLGLTVAGGHTEVVAGLDRPLCSLTCVGLADRYVSTGGARPGDRVLLTKGAGIEATGVLATDFRDRLDLSATDLDRAVTAFDDLSVMPEAAVLAPVATGMHDPTEGGVLGGLVEMALTADVTVAVDRDAVHVRPETRAACDAVDVDPLRVLGSGALLATVDADDAEGMLETLDDEGIDAVEIGRVERGEPAVAIDYERHTEPIRDGMYALWD; the protein is encoded by the coding sequence ATGACCGGCAAACTCGACCGGGAGACCCTGTCCACGCTCGTCCTCTCGCGGACCGGCGCGCCGAACCCGGATCTCCTCGCGGGGCCCGCGTTCGGGGAGGACGCTGCCGCGATCCGGGTCGGCGACGAGACGCTGATCGCCAGCACCGATCCTATCTCGCTCGCGGCCGAGCGCATCGGTCAGTTGGCCGTGGCCGTCGCCTCCAACGACGTGGCGGCCTCGGGTGGCCGTCCCGAGTTCCTGCTCAGTACCGTCCTCCTGCCCGACGCCGACCCAGACCGCCTCGACACGATCACCGCGCAACTCGACGCCGAATCCGAACGCCTGGGTCTGACCGTCGCGGGCGGCCACACGGAGGTGGTCGCCGGACTCGACCGCCCGCTCTGTTCGCTCACCTGCGTCGGCCTCGCCGACCGCTACGTGTCGACCGGCGGCGCGAGGCCAGGGGACCGTGTCCTGCTCACGAAAGGGGCCGGTATCGAGGCGACCGGCGTCCTCGCCACGGACTTCCGGGACCGACTCGACCTCTCGGCTACCGACCTCGACCGCGCGGTCACCGCGTTCGACGACCTCAGTGTGATGCCCGAGGCAGCCGTCCTCGCACCCGTGGCGACGGGCATGCACGATCCCACGGAGGGAGGCGTGCTCGGTGGCCTAGTCGAGATGGCGCTGACCGCCGACGTGACCGTGGCCGTGGATCGCGACGCGGTCCACGTCCGACCGGAGACCCGGGCGGCCTGCGACGCCGTCGACGTCGACCCGCTTCGCGTCCTCGGCTCCGGCGCGTTGCTGGCGACCGTCGACGCCGACGACGCGGAGGGGATGCTGGAGACACTCGACGACGAGGGGATCGACGCCGTCGAAATCGGTCGAGTCGAGCGCGGCGAGCCGGCCGTAGCGATCGACTACGAGCGGCACACCGAACCGATCCGCGACGGGATGTACGCTCTCTGGGACTAG
- a CDS encoding TATA-box-binding protein: protein MSNPADSIEIQNVVASTGIGQELDLEALAEDLPGADFNPDNFPGLVYRTQEPKAAALIFRSGKIVCTGAKSIDDVHEALGIIFGKLRDLQIPVEDDPEITVQNIVSSADLGHTLNLNALAIGLGLEDVEYEPEQFPGLVYRMDDPDVVILLFGSGKIVITGGKRTADAAEAVDVIVERIDELGLLG, encoded by the coding sequence ATGAGTAATCCGGCAGATTCGATAGAAATCCAGAACGTGGTGGCGTCGACCGGCATCGGGCAGGAACTCGATCTCGAAGCGCTCGCCGAGGACCTTCCCGGAGCCGACTTCAACCCCGACAACTTTCCGGGATTGGTCTACCGGACGCAGGAACCGAAGGCAGCGGCCCTCATCTTCCGATCCGGAAAGATCGTCTGTACGGGGGCAAAGAGCATCGACGATGTCCACGAAGCCCTCGGTATCATCTTCGGGAAGCTCCGAGACCTGCAGATTCCGGTCGAAGATGACCCCGAGATCACGGTCCAGAACATCGTCTCGAGCGCGGACCTCGGCCACACGCTCAACCTGAACGCCCTCGCGATCGGACTGGGCCTGGAGGACGTGGAGTACGAACCAGAACAGTTCCCCGGGCTCGTCTACCGCATGGACGATCCCGACGTGGTGATCCTGCTCTTTGGTAGCGGCAAGATCGTAATCACGGGCGGGAAGCGGACCGCGGACGCAGCCGAGGCGGTCGACGTGATCGTCGAACGGATCGACGAACTCGGCCTCCTCGGATAG
- a CDS encoding DEAD/DEAH box helicase codes for MTDESTDGGDTVSLASFHDALQDEGRPVATAQQIARRIGCSQSAAAEALDRLVADGEVERLDVASDPVVWYPTEWGRLADRERVIVFPERRELVVDQPSQYTRAQLSRIAHLVDTSGTKGYLYRVRREDVWAAPFDDCDALLTTLRSVLPRRSPHLEEWIERQWTRARQFTLVTHEDGYTVLEAASESLMGNVARQKLGEEHLHAPISDTENWVVEGSEASIKRILYEAGYPVVDDRELETGDPLDIELRTALRDYQRDWVERFLDQQAGVFVGPSGSGKTVAAIGALAAIGGEALILVPSRELAGQWRSELLEHTTLDPEKVGEYHGGEKEIRPVTIATYQVAGMDRHRALFDRREWGLIVYDEVHHIPSDVYRRSADLQSKHRLGLSATPVREDDRETDIYTLVGPPIGTDWDALFDAGYVQEPEVEIRYLPWADDEERNAYASAEPRAKHRIAAENPAKVDEVRHLLAEHPTDKALVFVDWLDQGRAIAEAIDAPFVSGETPHRERDRLFAAFRDGERRTLVVSRVGDEGIDLPDAELAVVASGLGGSRRQGAQRAGRTMRPAGSARVYVLATRGTSEEEFAQRQMRHLAEKGIRVTEQGTD; via the coding sequence ATGACCGACGAGTCCACCGACGGCGGCGACACCGTCAGCCTGGCGTCGTTCCACGACGCCCTACAGGACGAGGGTCGCCCCGTCGCGACCGCCCAACAGATCGCGCGCCGAATCGGCTGTTCGCAGTCGGCAGCGGCCGAGGCGCTCGACCGACTGGTCGCCGACGGCGAGGTCGAGCGTCTCGACGTGGCGTCCGATCCCGTCGTCTGGTACCCGACCGAGTGGGGCCGTCTCGCCGACCGCGAGCGCGTGATCGTCTTCCCAGAACGACGGGAACTCGTCGTGGACCAACCCAGCCAGTACACCCGGGCACAGCTCTCCCGGATCGCCCACCTCGTCGACACCTCGGGAACGAAGGGGTATCTCTACCGCGTCCGCCGCGAGGACGTGTGGGCGGCCCCATTCGACGACTGCGACGCCCTCCTCACGACGCTCCGGAGCGTCCTGCCACGGCGCTCGCCACACCTAGAGGAGTGGATCGAGCGCCAGTGGACGCGCGCACGACAGTTCACGCTCGTCACCCACGAGGACGGCTACACCGTGTTGGAAGCGGCGAGCGAGAGCCTCATGGGTAACGTCGCGCGCCAGAAACTGGGCGAGGAGCATCTCCACGCCCCCATCTCTGACACCGAGAACTGGGTGGTCGAGGGGAGCGAGGCGTCGATCAAGCGGATCCTCTACGAGGCGGGGTACCCCGTCGTCGACGACCGAGAACTCGAAACCGGCGACCCACTCGACATCGAACTGCGGACGGCGCTTCGGGACTACCAGCGCGACTGGGTCGAGCGCTTTCTCGACCAGCAAGCCGGCGTGTTCGTCGGCCCCTCCGGGAGCGGGAAGACCGTCGCGGCCATCGGCGCACTCGCAGCCATCGGCGGCGAGGCGCTGATCCTCGTCCCGAGCCGGGAACTCGCCGGGCAGTGGCGGTCGGAACTGCTCGAACACACCACGCTCGACCCCGAGAAGGTCGGCGAGTATCACGGCGGCGAGAAGGAGATCCGACCCGTGACGATAGCCACCTACCAGGTGGCCGGCATGGACCGCCACCGCGCGCTGTTCGACCGCCGGGAGTGGGGGCTGATCGTCTACGACGAGGTCCACCACATCCCCAGCGACGTCTACCGCCGGAGCGCGGACCTCCAGAGCAAACACCGCCTCGGGCTCTCGGCGACGCCCGTCCGAGAGGACGACCGCGAGACGGACATCTACACGCTGGTCGGCCCACCCATCGGCACCGACTGGGACGCCCTCTTCGACGCCGGCTACGTTCAGGAACCCGAAGTCGAGATCAGGTACCTGCCGTGGGCGGACGACGAGGAGCGTAACGCGTACGCGAGCGCGGAACCGCGGGCGAAACACCGGATCGCCGCCGAGAATCCCGCGAAGGTCGACGAGGTGCGCCACCTGCTGGCCGAACACCCGACCGACAAGGCGCTCGTGTTCGTCGACTGGCTGGATCAGGGACGGGCCATCGCCGAGGCCATCGACGCTCCGTTCGTGAGCGGGGAGACGCCACACCGCGAGCGCGACCGCCTGTTCGCGGCGTTCCGCGACGGCGAGCGCCGGACGCTCGTCGTCTCTCGGGTCGGCGACGAGGGGATCGACCTGCCCGACGCCGAACTCGCCGTCGTCGCCTCCGGACTGGGCGGGTCGCGCCGGCAGGGCGCACAGCGCGCCGGACGGACGATGCGCCCCGCGGGGAGCGCGAGGGTGTACGTGCTGGCGACCCGCGGGACCAGCGAGGAGGAGTTCGCCCAGCGACAGATGCGCCACCTCGCGGAGAAGGGTATCAGAGTGACCGAGCAGGGAACCGACTAG
- a CDS encoding tyrosine-type recombinase/integrase codes for MSDDLEPLGPEKGVEMYLDHRRGSLHQRTIQAHGYRLKQFTEWLDDEGITNLNDLSGRTIERYFADRRRDGVKETTIRGNSYTYRAFLRYCEAIEAVPKDLHEKVLIPELDKHQLARDHDLRPERVEDLLDHYRQFAYASREHVILELLFHVGCRVGALHAVDLSDYHPDERYLEFVNREPSTPLKNDVHGERPVALSERVVDVVEDYRRVNRPDVSDEQGRRPLVATSRGRMSISAIRDTVYRMTRPCEYGECPHDRDPDACEAMKTGRASKCPSSRAPHDVRAAAIMRMRGLDIPAEVVSARVNATQEVIEDYYDERTPRERMEQRRSKLEVLD; via the coding sequence GTGAGCGACGACCTCGAACCGCTCGGGCCGGAGAAGGGCGTCGAGATGTACCTCGATCACCGGCGCGGGAGCCTGCACCAGCGGACGATACAGGCCCACGGCTACCGACTCAAGCAGTTCACCGAGTGGCTTGACGACGAGGGCATCACGAACCTGAACGACCTGTCCGGGCGGACCATCGAGCGGTACTTCGCGGACCGCCGCCGCGACGGGGTGAAGGAGACGACGATCCGCGGGAACTCCTACACCTACCGTGCGTTCCTGCGGTACTGCGAGGCGATCGAGGCGGTCCCGAAGGACCTCCACGAGAAGGTGCTGATCCCGGAACTCGACAAGCACCAACTGGCCCGCGACCACGACCTGCGCCCGGAGCGCGTCGAGGACCTGCTCGACCACTACCGGCAGTTCGCGTACGCGAGTCGCGAGCACGTCATCCTCGAACTACTCTTCCACGTCGGGTGTCGCGTCGGCGCGCTCCACGCCGTCGACCTGTCGGACTACCACCCCGACGAACGGTACTTGGAGTTCGTCAACCGGGAACCGTCGACGCCGCTGAAGAACGACGTCCACGGCGAGCGTCCGGTCGCGCTGTCGGAGCGCGTCGTCGACGTCGTCGAGGACTACCGGCGCGTCAACCGGCCCGACGTCTCGGACGAGCAAGGTCGTCGCCCGCTTGTCGCCACGTCTCGGGGCCGGATGAGTATCTCGGCGATTCGGGATACCGTGTACCGGATGACTCGCCCCTGTGAGTACGGCGAGTGTCCACACGACCGTGATCCGGACGCCTGCGAAGCGATGAAGACCGGACGGGCGTCGAAGTGTCCGTCGAGTCGCGCGCCCCACGACGTCCGTGCGGCGGCGATCATGCGGATGCGCGGGCTCGACATCCCGGCGGAGGTGGTGTCGGCGCGGGTCAACGCGACGCAGGAAGTGATCGAGGACTACTACGACGAACGGACGCCCCGTGAACGGATGGAACAGCGACGCTCGAAGCTGGAGGTGTTGGACTGA
- a CDS encoding IS630 family transposase, which produces MGQFDEITLEELYDLKEQIDEGKPRERVLAAIGRKQGDQIDTLADRHGVVEKTIRNWLDRFEETPIEQAPYDAPRPGGPAKIEGEEREQLFEQLQQPPTELGYDQQAWSAKLLLHHVKQEYDVEYHENYAYELLREAGLSLRTARPQHHEADPEEKAEFQDTVEKNGPN; this is translated from the coding sequence ATGGGGCAGTTCGACGAGATCACGCTTGAGGAACTCTACGACCTCAAAGAGCAGATAGACGAGGGTAAGCCGCGAGAACGTGTTCTCGCGGCGATCGGGCGCAAGCAGGGCGATCAAATCGATACCTTGGCTGACCGCCATGGAGTCGTCGAAAAAACGATCCGCAACTGGCTCGATCGGTTCGAGGAAACACCGATCGAGCAAGCTCCCTACGATGCTCCTCGACCAGGAGGCCCAGCAAAGATCGAGGGAGAAGAGCGGGAACAGCTGTTCGAACAGTTGCAACAGCCGCCAACCGAACTCGGCTACGACCAGCAAGCGTGGTCAGCGAAGCTCCTTCTTCACCACGTCAAACAGGAGTACGACGTCGAATACCACGAGAACTACGCCTACGAGTTATTGAGAGAGGCCGGGCTGTCCTTGCGGACAGCACGGCCTCAACACCACGAGGCCGACCCCGAGGAGAAGGCCGAGTTCCAAGACACAGTCGAAAAAAACGGCCCGAACTGA
- a CDS encoding transposase: MERGRAVLADSTASTPRGRPRGEGRVPRHSRKKRPELSEKTVVVVDQFTKHVGTVQRRGWYPIGSNPTIETATSWKSVTVLGAVTDNGDSLFCWTEENLTRFHGIRLLEALKDEFGEELVVFLDRAGYFYARDLWEHVSGERETETVGDSSVSCVRGDNLEVWYFPSKLPELNAVEGCWDQLQEWFKYRLIPDLSTLKDSITRGLSAITEPNIWPYLTGKDPT; this comes from the coding sequence ATTGAGAGAGGCCGGGCTGTCCTTGCGGACAGCACGGCCTCAACACCACGAGGCCGACCCCGAGGAGAAGGCCGAGTTCCAAGACACAGTCGAAAAAAACGGCCCGAACTGAGCGAGAAAACCGTCGTTGTCGTCGATCAATTCACCAAGCACGTTGGAACCGTCCAGCGGCGTGGCTGGTACCCAATCGGTTCAAATCCGACGATAGAGACTGCAACGTCCTGGAAGTCGGTGACAGTGCTTGGCGCTGTCACCGATAACGGTGATAGCCTCTTCTGCTGGACGGAAGAGAACTTGACCAGGTTCCACGGAATTCGGTTGTTAGAAGCGTTGAAAGACGAGTTCGGTGAGGAATTAGTGGTGTTTCTGGACCGAGCGGGCTACTTCTATGCGAGGGATCTCTGGGAGCACGTCAGCGGTGAGCGCGAGACCGAAACTGTCGGAGACAGTTCGGTCTCGTGCGTGCGCGGGGACAATCTCGAAGTGTGGTATTTCCCGTCAAAGCTACCCGAATTGAACGCCGTCGAAGGGTGCTGGGATCAGCTCCAGGAGTGGTTCAAATACCGCCTTATCCCAGATCTCTCGACGCTGAAAGACTCCATTACACGAGGATTGAGCGCAATCACCGAACCAAATATCTGGCCGTATCTTACCGGTAAAGATCCGACTTAA
- a CDS encoding PIN domain-containing protein yields MTFLDSSVIIHYLDNTDHVVRYVDDETTPPYFTSALCIYEVLMGAVHTPGNTDLRGERSQFDWVNSLELNEGIAVEGARIQDELKEAGDLLSPRDALIAATARSTGNELVVADGDFDTDRLRKILSVTALDDPTEA; encoded by the coding sequence ATGACGTTTCTCGACAGTTCCGTCATCATCCACTACCTCGACAACACCGACCATGTCGTCCGCTACGTCGACGACGAAACCACACCACCGTACTTCACGTCTGCCCTCTGCATCTACGAGGTGTTGATGGGTGCGGTTCACACTCCCGGCAACACCGATCTTCGCGGGGAGCGTTCACAGTTCGATTGGGTGAACTCACTGGAACTAAACGAAGGGATTGCCGTCGAGGGCGCTCGGATTCAGGATGAACTCAAAGAAGCCGGCGACCTGCTGAGTCCCCGCGATGCCCTCATCGCCGCGACCGCCCGCTCAACGGGCAACGAACTCGTTGTCGCCGACGGCGACTTCGATACAGACCGTCTCAGGAAGATACTCTCCGTGACGGCACTTGACGATCCCACCGAAGCCTAA
- a CDS encoding CinA family protein, with protein sequence MTDDETRTPATGPSDETAVERVLGRRLRDRDDTVAVAESLTGGLVGSLLTDVPGSSDYFDRGVVAYSNDAKLETLGVSRESLDAHGAVSAPVAREMAQGARDRSGTTWGVSTTGIAGPTGGTEEKPVGLVFVGVAHAAPWGSDDSFAAAERYVFDGNRWTVKVESARRALSDLLDSL encoded by the coding sequence ATGACCGACGACGAGACGCGGACACCCGCGACCGGGCCGAGCGACGAGACGGCGGTCGAACGCGTCCTCGGTCGGCGCCTGCGCGACCGGGACGACACCGTCGCAGTCGCCGAGTCGCTGACCGGCGGCCTCGTCGGGTCGCTGCTCACCGACGTCCCCGGATCGAGCGACTACTTCGACCGCGGAGTGGTCGCCTACTCGAACGACGCCAAACTGGAGACCCTCGGCGTCTCCCGGGAGTCGCTGGACGCCCACGGTGCCGTCTCGGCCCCCGTCGCCCGCGAGATGGCACAGGGTGCCCGGGACCGGTCGGGGACGACGTGGGGCGTCTCCACGACCGGTATCGCCGGGCCCACGGGCGGCACCGAGGAGAAGCCGGTCGGCCTCGTCTTCGTCGGCGTCGCCCACGCTGCGCCGTGGGGAAGCGACGACTCCTTCGCCGCCGCCGAGCGCTACGTCTTCGACGGCAACCGCTGGACGGTCAAAGTCGAGAGCGCGCGGCGAGCCCTCTCGGACCTACTCGATTCCCTCTAG